One part of the Clostridium thermosuccinogenes genome encodes these proteins:
- a CDS encoding threonine/serine exporter family protein, which produces MKEILLAFFGSLSLAITFNVGRNRFVWAGLSGAVGWIAYSWLYEITGQVIVSTFVGAVCVGLYSEIAARCLKCPATVFSISGIFPLVPGIGAYQTVEYIVGNELAQSASKGIETLASAGCIALGIMLMSAVFRVMKNVKKGRKAT; this is translated from the coding sequence ATGAAGGAGATTTTACTGGCTTTTTTTGGCAGCTTAAGCCTTGCCATAACCTTCAATGTCGGAAGGAATAGGTTTGTATGGGCAGGCCTGTCCGGTGCCGTGGGATGGATTGCCTACTCGTGGTTGTATGAAATTACCGGACAAGTCATAGTTTCAACCTTTGTAGGTGCAGTCTGTGTCGGCCTGTACAGCGAGATTGCGGCCAGATGCCTTAAATGCCCGGCCACCGTTTTTTCCATATCAGGTATCTTTCCATTGGTGCCGGGTATAGGAGCATATCAGACTGTGGAATACATAGTGGGGAACGAGCTTGCCCAGTCGGCAAGCAAGGGTATAGAAACTCTGGCCAGTGCTGGTTGCATCGCTCTGGGAATCATGCTCATGTCAGCCGTGTTCCGTGTGATGAAAAATGTGAAAAAGGGCCGAAAGGCCACATAA
- a CDS encoding ABC transporter ATP-binding protein: MGQLEVIPDHIKAALEYHEIYPSTIKLAVNADLSVDGNYCDIWIAVTGTNLVILTGAGGNDKLKLFSGFRESGGKSKNKGGGSRQNDAGWKETSFEEYPLEKVESLTVDNLASTGMLTARISGEDIAVCCFTNSHGRKVGSFVRLFEKIKQGQELTKEDFDEVQSLEYCPKCGLLYPEQDRKVCPKCIDRKSVFLRVLSFVPRYKLQLSLIILCMFLNAGFNLLFPYLSGTILFDQVLTEGGKYYGQVGMTVLVIVVARVAAQLVGIAYGRINSGMTVKVIFDLKTEIFSAMQRLSLSFYNKRQTGSLMTRINNDAEQLQSFFHDGLPYFIVNAVQIIGIAAVMFAMNWKLALLVFIPTPLIIISVKKLFPKLWKIYHRRYSKSSKLNALINDTLKGVRVVKAFGKEALEVDRFSRTNAALLNVDIGLGKLLSTMFPFLGYIMTIGSFIAWGFGGWEVVNGKISFGVLITFINYIGMLYGPLDFMTRIVDWWSGCMNSAQRIFEVIDAVPDITDAPNPVEMRDMKGNISFRSVNFSYEPNKPVLHDISFEIEAGKMLGIVGHSGAGKTTIANLINRLYDVDSGEITIDGVNVKNIALKDLRANIGVVSQETYLFMGTIAENIAYAKPGATMEEIFKAAKAAHAHDFIIKLPDGYDTVIGRGGRDLSGGERQRISIARAILYDPKILILDEATSAMDTETEGLIQDALDKLVKGRTTISIAHRLSTLRNADKLIVLDGGKIVESGTHSELIGLKGTYYRLVQKQSEALKMRGVGD, encoded by the coding sequence ATGGGGCAGTTGGAGGTCATACCGGATCATATAAAAGCAGCTCTGGAATATCATGAAATATATCCCAGCACCATAAAATTAGCGGTTAATGCTGATCTGTCGGTGGACGGAAATTATTGCGACATCTGGATTGCTGTAACAGGGACCAATCTGGTGATACTCACAGGTGCTGGTGGAAATGACAAATTAAAGCTGTTCTCCGGTTTCAGAGAGTCCGGAGGGAAATCCAAAAATAAGGGTGGTGGCAGCAGGCAAAACGATGCCGGATGGAAGGAAACAAGCTTTGAGGAATATCCCCTGGAAAAGGTGGAAAGCCTTACAGTAGACAATCTTGCATCTACAGGGATGCTGACCGCAAGGATTTCAGGCGAAGATATTGCAGTTTGCTGCTTTACCAACAGTCATGGCAGAAAGGTAGGAAGCTTTGTAAGGCTTTTTGAAAAAATAAAGCAGGGTCAGGAGCTGACAAAAGAGGATTTTGATGAAGTTCAATCCTTGGAGTATTGCCCAAAATGCGGTCTTCTCTATCCTGAACAGGACAGAAAGGTATGTCCTAAATGCATCGACAGGAAGTCGGTGTTTTTAAGAGTTCTTTCTTTCGTTCCCCGCTATAAGCTGCAGCTGTCTTTGATAATATTGTGCATGTTTCTAAATGCAGGCTTCAATCTTTTATTTCCCTATCTCAGCGGAACAATATTGTTTGACCAGGTGCTTACGGAAGGCGGGAAGTACTATGGCCAGGTAGGCATGACAGTCCTGGTGATAGTAGTGGCCAGGGTTGCAGCCCAGCTTGTGGGTATCGCTTACGGAAGGATAAATTCCGGTATGACTGTCAAAGTAATATTTGATTTGAAAACTGAGATATTTTCCGCCATGCAGAGGCTGTCCCTGAGTTTTTATAACAAACGGCAGACAGGAAGCTTGATGACCCGGATTAATAATGATGCTGAGCAGCTTCAGAGCTTTTTCCATGACGGACTGCCGTATTTCATAGTGAATGCGGTGCAGATCATAGGAATAGCCGCCGTTATGTTTGCTATGAACTGGAAGCTGGCGCTGCTGGTATTTATACCTACACCATTAATCATTATAAGCGTAAAAAAGCTGTTTCCAAAGCTTTGGAAGATATATCACAGAAGATATTCAAAATCGAGCAAGCTGAATGCACTGATTAACGATACCTTAAAAGGAGTAAGAGTTGTAAAGGCATTTGGAAAGGAAGCCCTGGAAGTGGACCGGTTTTCCCGGACAAATGCAGCCCTTCTGAATGTCGATATCGGACTGGGGAAATTGCTAAGCACCATGTTCCCGTTTTTAGGATACATTATGACCATAGGTTCCTTCATCGCATGGGGGTTCGGAGGATGGGAGGTTGTAAACGGAAAAATATCCTTCGGAGTGCTTATAACCTTCATCAATTACATAGGCATGCTGTACGGGCCTCTGGATTTCATGACAAGGATAGTTGACTGGTGGTCCGGCTGCATGAATTCAGCACAGCGTATTTTTGAAGTTATCGATGCGGTTCCGGATATAACTGATGCGCCAAATCCTGTCGAAATGCGGGATATGAAGGGAAATATCTCCTTCCGGTCGGTGAACTTCAGCTATGAACCGAACAAGCCTGTTCTCCATGACATAAGTTTTGAAATTGAGGCAGGTAAAATGCTGGGCATTGTAGGACATTCCGGTGCCGGAAAGACAACGATAGCCAACCTCATAAACCGGCTGTATGATGTGGATTCGGGCGAAATTACCATCGACGGCGTAAATGTAAAGAATATCGCTCTGAAGGATCTGAGAGCGAATATTGGTGTCGTGTCTCAGGAAACCTACCTCTTCATGGGAACAATAGCGGAGAACATCGCTTATGCTAAGCCGGGAGCCACAATGGAGGAGATCTTTAAAGCTGCAAAAGCTGCCCATGCCCATGACTTTATCATAAAGCTTCCGGACGGATATGACACCGTAATAGGAAGGGGAGGAAGAGACCTTTCGGGAGGCGAGCGCCAGAGGATATCCATAGCCAGGGCAATTTTGTATGATCCGAAAATTCTGATACTGGACGAGGCAACATCCGCGATGGATACGGAGACGGAAGGGCTGATACAGGATGCCCTGGACAAGCTGGTTAAAGGCAGAACTACCATTTCCATAGCCCACAGGCTTTCCACGCTGAGAAATGCCGACAAGCTCATTGTGCTGGATGGTGGAAAGATTGTGGAGTCCGGAACCCATAGCGAGCTTATCGGTTTGAAGGGAACATATTACAGGCTTGTTCAAAAACAGAGCGAAGCTTTGAAAATGAGAGGAGTTGGTGACTGA
- a CDS encoding V-type ATPase subunit, whose translation MIGTIFKYNSSNIKARALFGKLLDSHDYYELLEKRTVQDVAGYLKKNTSYGHLLSDVNEAMVHRGDLEKLFKTSLYEDYIKLFRFLSGKAEEFLKAIFLRYETEDLKMLFRIVYNGEAGEPAKKYLFFLSSFSSLDFKKLTASKSIRDVIDNLKGSEYFKVLSPFWNVDKPISLFDIEMALDLHYFMKISKLKDELLSGADLKSVGDIFGTEVDILNLLMIYRCKKLFHTSRELTFKYVIPYWYHLTREQLVQLSGCRDTDGFKALVEKTKYAGIFDSSEEHLWEVNSMNYLYRIYKRHLRSDVFNIGTTIAYLHLKEIDIRNIITLIEGVRYSLPKDEIRSYLIGISI comes from the coding sequence ATGATTGGAACAATATTCAAGTACAATTCATCAAATATCAAAGCCAGAGCTCTGTTTGGAAAATTGCTCGATTCCCATGATTATTATGAGCTGCTGGAAAAAAGAACCGTCCAGGATGTGGCAGGATACCTTAAGAAGAACACCAGTTATGGCCATCTTCTTTCGGATGTAAATGAAGCCATGGTTCATAGGGGTGACCTGGAAAAGCTGTTTAAGACATCCCTGTATGAGGATTATATTAAGCTGTTCCGCTTTCTCAGCGGTAAAGCGGAGGAATTTTTGAAAGCAATTTTTCTTCGTTATGAGACGGAAGACCTGAAAATGCTGTTTAGAATAGTATATAACGGTGAGGCAGGTGAGCCGGCCAAAAAATACCTGTTTTTTCTGAGTTCCTTCAGCTCTCTGGATTTCAAAAAGCTGACCGCCTCAAAAAGCATACGGGATGTTATTGATAATTTAAAAGGAAGCGAATATTTCAAAGTGCTTTCACCTTTTTGGAATGTCGATAAGCCTATCAGCCTTTTTGACATAGAAATGGCTCTGGATTTGCACTATTTTATGAAAATCTCAAAGCTCAAAGATGAGCTTTTATCCGGTGCCGATCTTAAATCCGTCGGAGACATCTTCGGTACGGAAGTTGATATCCTGAATTTGCTGATGATATACCGGTGCAAGAAGCTTTTTCACACATCCAGAGAATTAACTTTTAAATACGTTATTCCCTATTGGTATCACCTGACCCGAGAGCAGCTGGTTCAGCTTTCCGGATGCCGTGATACCGATGGTTTTAAAGCTTTAGTAGAAAAGACAAAATATGCTGGCATATTTGACTCTTCCGAAGAACACCTTTGGGAAGTAAATTCAATGAATTATCTGTACAGAATTTATAAAAGGCATCTTCGCAGTGATGTATTCAATATAGGCACCACAATTGCTTATCTGCATCTTAAGGAGATAGACATCAGAAATATTATTACACTGATTGAGGGTGTCCGCTACAGTCTTCCCAAAGATGAAATAAGAAGCTATTTAATCGGAATCAGCATTTGA
- a CDS encoding ABC transporter transmembrane domain-containing protein, producing the protein MKLLFELPDAEKRIVSERLGNEQILYCTPADLNEKGKKSDGWVVVTRIKILFLEEGRIKKEFDITEGRGYASVSMVGNGILEAVFNGEPQIIARYTMRHVPRYAYIARALNVLSEGREPHIVSGEDENVCPKCGRRLPRGSKVCPKCMDRMSALKKLGQVVKPYWSLIGIALLLFWLVTALSLITPYLYRVFIDDVLMAERRDIKLILFFVGSIALVQSLNTLVTVLRGRVMIKVGSNIAAELRSMVYTKIQELSLSYIQKRKTGDLMNRINSDTNRIKEFIQHQTTTGINQIITLIGICIVLFVTNWKLALLVILPTPFVTVSIRLIWKKIHAMYHRCWKTWDKANSLLQDILSGIRVVKSFGQEEKEILRFKKASRKYADVSGNAEKVFNTVFPIYGFFMGIGQFFVLYYGSQLVLGEKMKLGQLVQFTQYVSMLYGPLSFMSFLPRMFADAMNAIGRVFEIIDEEPEIADTGHVVHHRIKGRVEFRNVTFGYQSHEPVLENINLEVSPGEMIGLVGHSGAGKSTLINLIMRLYDVDDGQILIDGIDIRDIPLQDLRSQIGVVLQETFLFSGTILDNIRYSKPDATMDEIIMAAKIANAHDFIVKFPDGYDTKVGENGYNLSGGERQRIAIARAILHNPRILILDEATASLDTESEQLIQEALARLVKDRTTFAIAHRLSTLKNANRLMVIDKGKKAELGTHDELLKKKGIYYGLVMAQRQMFKVRGAKAGS; encoded by the coding sequence ATGAAACTGTTATTTGAGCTGCCGGACGCGGAAAAAAGAATAGTTTCCGAACGGCTTGGGAATGAACAAATTTTATATTGCACTCCTGCCGACCTGAATGAGAAGGGAAAGAAGTCCGACGGATGGGTGGTCGTTACCCGCATAAAAATACTCTTTCTGGAGGAAGGCAGAATTAAAAAGGAATTTGACATAACCGAAGGCAGGGGATATGCATCAGTCAGCATGGTGGGCAATGGAATTCTCGAGGCGGTTTTTAACGGTGAGCCTCAGATCATAGCCCGATATACGATGAGGCATGTTCCAAGGTACGCATATATTGCAAGAGCTTTAAATGTCCTGTCTGAGGGCAGAGAGCCGCACATAGTGAGCGGTGAGGACGAAAATGTCTGTCCTAAATGTGGAAGACGCTTACCTAGGGGTTCAAAGGTATGTCCCAAATGCATGGACAGGATGTCGGCCTTGAAGAAGTTAGGGCAGGTGGTGAAACCCTATTGGAGCCTCATAGGGATTGCCCTTTTGCTTTTCTGGCTGGTAACTGCCCTGTCCCTTATTACACCTTATCTTTACAGGGTTTTCATTGATGACGTATTGATGGCAGAGCGCCGTGATATAAAGCTGATTCTTTTCTTTGTAGGCTCCATAGCTCTGGTGCAATCATTGAATACTTTGGTTACAGTACTGAGGGGCAGGGTGATGATCAAGGTCGGAAGCAATATTGCAGCAGAGCTGCGCTCCATGGTATACACAAAAATTCAGGAGCTGTCCCTGAGCTATATACAGAAACGAAAAACCGGTGACCTGATGAACCGTATAAACAGCGACACCAACCGTATAAAAGAATTCATACAGCACCAGACCACCACAGGCATAAACCAGATTATAACCCTGATTGGGATATGCATCGTATTGTTTGTGACCAACTGGAAGCTTGCCCTGTTGGTTATATTGCCTACTCCTTTCGTCACCGTTTCCATCCGTCTGATATGGAAAAAGATACATGCGATGTACCATAGATGCTGGAAAACATGGGACAAGGCCAACTCTTTGCTGCAGGACATTTTGAGCGGCATCCGGGTTGTGAAATCCTTCGGACAGGAGGAAAAGGAGATTCTGCGCTTCAAAAAAGCCAGCCGCAAATATGCTGATGTGTCAGGAAACGCAGAAAAGGTTTTTAATACTGTTTTCCCGATTTACGGCTTCTTTATGGGCATAGGGCAGTTCTTTGTGCTTTATTACGGAAGCCAACTGGTTTTAGGGGAAAAGATGAAGCTGGGCCAATTGGTGCAATTTACCCAGTATGTATCAATGCTGTATGGTCCCTTAAGCTTTATGAGCTTTCTACCCAGAATGTTTGCCGACGCTATGAATGCGATAGGAAGGGTGTTTGAAATAATTGATGAAGAGCCTGAGATTGCCGATACCGGGCATGTAGTCCATCATAGGATAAAAGGCAGGGTGGAATTCAGGAACGTGACCTTTGGCTATCAGTCCCATGAGCCTGTATTGGAAAATATCAACCTGGAAGTAAGCCCAGGTGAAATGATAGGCCTTGTAGGGCACTCCGGAGCAGGAAAGTCCACTCTTATCAACCTTATTATGAGACTGTATGATGTGGACGACGGACAGATATTGATTGACGGCATTGACATAAGGGACATACCCCTTCAGGACCTTAGATCCCAGATCGGTGTAGTTCTTCAGGAAACCTTCCTTTTTTCAGGCACCATCCTGGATAACATAAGGTACTCCAAGCCTGATGCTACAATGGATGAGATAATAATGGCGGCGAAGATTGCCAATGCCCATGATTTCATAGTCAAGTTCCCCGACGGATATGATACGAAAGTTGGTGAAAACGGTTATAATCTTTCGGGAGGTGAGCGCCAGAGAATTGCCATAGCCAGAGCAATCCTCCATAATCCCAGGATATTGATCCTCGATGAGGCTACTGCTTCTCTGGACACAGAATCGGAGCAGCTTATACAGGAAGCTCTGGCAAGGCTGGTCAAGGATCGTACTACCTTCGCCATAGCTCACAGGCTTTCAACATTGAAAAATGCAAACCGTCTGATGGTAATCGACAAGGGTAAAAAGGCTGAGTTGGGAACCCATGACGAACTTCTGAAAAAGAAAGGAATATATTATGGCCTTGTGATGGCCCAGCGGCAGATGTTCAAGGTCAGAGGGGCAAAAGCAGGAAGCTGA
- a CDS encoding Gfo/Idh/MocA family protein, with translation MAEKLKYACIGAGGIADKKHLNEYSKRDSVEVAAICDSNIAAAERLAQKYNVKNIFTDYNEMFDKLKLDFISVCTPNYLHAPITISALKKGISVHCEKPLAINAEEAQEIVDAKNKYKGKVMVALNNRFTAESAFVKSCVEKGMFGEIYHAKCGWRRRNGIPGKGVWFTDKKLSGGGALIDLGVHYLDLVMYFMGYPQVVSVSGATYSKFANSDNRLRAGYKNNGDGKFDVEDMAIGHLRTDSNATVNFEFSWASNIEKEVKYYELMGTKGGVSFVNGELKLYSEIFDTSINILPDVSSNRKVVSEFDHFIDCIINDKEPDSKPEQGAALMKIIDAAYKSSELMREISL, from the coding sequence GTGGCGGAAAAGCTCAAATATGCATGCATCGGCGCTGGTGGAATAGCTGATAAAAAGCATCTGAACGAGTATTCAAAAAGGGACAGCGTTGAAGTTGCTGCAATTTGTGATTCTAATATAGCTGCAGCCGAGAGGCTGGCGCAAAAATATAACGTAAAAAACATTTTTACCGATTATAATGAAATGTTTGATAAGCTCAAATTGGACTTTATAAGCGTATGTACTCCTAATTACCTGCATGCTCCCATCACCATCAGTGCATTGAAAAAAGGAATAAGCGTGCACTGCGAAAAGCCCCTTGCCATTAATGCTGAGGAAGCTCAGGAGATTGTTGATGCCAAGAACAAATACAAAGGAAAAGTCATGGTGGCATTAAACAACAGGTTTACAGCCGAGTCCGCTTTTGTAAAGAGCTGTGTGGAGAAGGGCATGTTCGGTGAAATATATCATGCTAAATGCGGCTGGAGAAGAAGAAACGGGATTCCCGGCAAGGGTGTATGGTTTACAGACAAGAAACTGTCCGGAGGCGGCGCCTTGATAGATTTGGGCGTGCACTATCTGGATCTGGTCATGTACTTTATGGGATATCCCCAGGTTGTTTCGGTTTCCGGCGCCACCTATTCCAAGTTTGCCAACTCCGACAACCGCTTGAGAGCCGGATACAAAAACAATGGAGACGGTAAGTTTGATGTGGAGGATATGGCCATCGGCCACTTAAGGACTGACAGCAATGCCACAGTAAACTTTGAGTTCAGCTGGGCATCCAATATAGAAAAGGAAGTCAAATATTACGAGCTTATGGGAACAAAAGGCGGAGTGTCCTTCGTCAACGGAGAACTGAAGCTGTATTCGGAAATATTTGACACCAGCATAAACATCCTGCCGGATGTGAGCAGCAACAGGAAGGTAGTAAGCGAATTCGACCACTTTATCGATTGCATCATAAACGACAAGGAGCCTGACAGCAAGCCCGAACAGGGTGCTGCTCTGATGAAGATAATAGATGCCGCTTACAAATCCAGTGAATTGATGAGGGAGATTTCGTTATAA
- a CDS encoding threonine/serine exporter family protein gives MRTREIIDVAMKAGEILILSGAEVYRVEDTLARIFRSYDVEAECFVLLSGIFITAKGEDDEVISVVKRIKGHINDLQKIEKVNSFSRSLMVKAVSYEEAMEILNAIESTPRYRFSTRLAASGVAAFVYSLLFKSSVKEAVAALFISLMVFTVKENISRVGFFQFFEYFVSGMISGAMSIFAVKLFPEMNLYKIIIGSIMILVPGVAMTNGIKDALYGDTVSSIYRLAEAVFIAVAVASGVGIMLSIGIRWV, from the coding sequence ATGAGAACGAGAGAAATCATTGATGTGGCTATGAAAGCAGGCGAAATACTGATATTAAGCGGAGCTGAAGTGTACAGGGTGGAGGACACCCTGGCAAGAATTTTCAGGAGTTATGATGTTGAAGCCGAATGCTTTGTCCTTTTGTCGGGTATTTTCATCACCGCAAAGGGCGAGGATGATGAAGTGATTTCGGTTGTAAAAAGGATAAAAGGCCATATCAACGACCTGCAGAAGATAGAAAAGGTCAATTCCTTTTCCCGAAGCCTGATGGTGAAAGCGGTAAGTTATGAGGAAGCCATGGAAATTCTGAATGCCATAGAAAGCACACCAAGATACAGATTCTCCACAAGGCTTGCGGCATCAGGGGTTGCTGCGTTCGTATATTCGCTGCTTTTTAAGTCCTCCGTAAAGGAAGCGGTTGCCGCCTTGTTCATAAGTCTGATGGTTTTTACTGTCAAGGAGAATATCTCCAGGGTTGGTTTCTTTCAATTTTTTGAGTATTTCGTATCGGGAATGATATCGGGAGCCATGAGCATTTTTGCGGTTAAACTCTTTCCTGAAATGAATTTATATAAAATAATCATAGGTTCGATAATGATACTGGTGCCTGGTGTGGCAATGACCAACGGTATAAAAGATGCATTGTACGGAGACACGGTTTCCAGCATATACCGCCTGGCAGAAGCAGTATTTATTGCCGTGGCGGTAGCTTCCGGTGTTGGTATAATGCTGTCAATAGGAATCAGGTGGGTGTGA
- a CDS encoding helix-turn-helix domain-containing protein, which translates to MSEPYFESDRPASGTLQYPFSCHLENTRKRAFKVNAHWHYYIEILYSLSGTARVILGGACYSLNKGDMILINGREVHSISSDEGVDTKYIVIRFDPQVLYTTSRTVFESKYILPFVMAEFKHQKLFAEEEIFNTPVPVLINEIYQEFREKAYGFELAVRTDIGRLFLWILRTWYNKGLTLDIGNKLKESEIQKLQNVFNYLDENYKYDITAESAAKLCNMSYSYFCRQFKALIGKTFTEYLNHIRITEAEKLLLTTDMNITQIALETGFSNSSYFIQQFKHFKNISPKQFRKKILGIKTSK; encoded by the coding sequence ATGTCTGAACCGTATTTTGAATCGGACCGCCCTGCGTCCGGGACCTTGCAGTATCCATTTTCATGCCACTTGGAGAATACAAGAAAAAGAGCTTTTAAAGTGAATGCCCATTGGCACTATTATATAGAAATTTTATACTCCCTTTCCGGCACAGCCCGGGTCATTCTCGGAGGCGCCTGTTACTCCCTGAACAAGGGGGATATGATATTGATAAACGGACGGGAAGTTCATTCCATATCATCGGATGAAGGTGTGGATACCAAATACATTGTAATCCGTTTTGACCCTCAGGTTTTGTATACTACATCAAGAACGGTTTTTGAATCTAAATACATTCTTCCCTTCGTCATGGCAGAATTCAAGCATCAGAAGCTTTTTGCCGAGGAAGAGATATTCAATACACCGGTTCCTGTGCTGATCAATGAAATATATCAGGAATTCAGGGAAAAGGCGTATGGTTTCGAGCTCGCTGTAAGAACCGATATAGGCAGATTATTTCTATGGATACTCAGAACCTGGTATAATAAAGGGCTTACTCTGGATATAGGCAATAAATTGAAGGAAAGCGAAATACAGAAACTGCAAAATGTGTTTAATTATCTCGATGAGAACTACAAGTACGACATAACGGCAGAATCAGCCGCCAAACTCTGCAACATGAGCTACAGCTATTTTTGCCGTCAGTTTAAGGCGCTCATCGGGAAAACCTTCACCGAATACCTTAATCATATAAGGATTACCGAAGCAGAAAAGCTTCTATTGACCACGGATATGAATATTACACAGATAGCGTTGGAAACCGGTTTTTCCAACTCCAGTTACTTCATCCAGCAGTTTAAACATTTTAAAAATATATCTCCCAAGCAGTTCAGAAAAAAAATACTGGGCATAAAAACAAGTAAATAA
- a CDS encoding DUF1854 domain-containing protein: protein MPDTVVKDIEQYTEINYLTSETAEFERTDGGFLSLTTKDGRKYPRVDLYRAFPFTKPREYISVREPESKEIGVKAKEIGVIRCLDDFPENIAKLIEEQLDRRYFTPMIIKINNIKEEFGYYYWDVLTDVGTCRFTVRGGHNIVPIGEDSGRILIIDVDGNRFEIKDYASLDKKSVKKLESVI, encoded by the coding sequence ATGCCGGATACGGTTGTGAAAGATATTGAGCAATATACCGAAATAAACTATCTCACCAGTGAAACTGCAGAGTTTGAAAGGACCGACGGAGGCTTCCTGTCTTTGACTACAAAAGACGGCAGGAAATATCCAAGGGTTGATCTCTACAGGGCATTCCCTTTTACCAAACCCAGGGAGTACATATCCGTCAGGGAGCCGGAAAGCAAGGAAATTGGAGTTAAAGCGAAAGAAATTGGAGTGATTCGGTGCCTTGACGATTTCCCCGAGAATATTGCAAAACTCATTGAGGAGCAACTGGACAGGAGATATTTTACACCGATGATCATAAAAATCAATAATATAAAGGAAGAGTTCGGGTATTATTACTGGGATGTGCTGACCGACGTGGGAACCTGCAGGTTTACTGTCCGGGGAGGGCATAATATAGTGCCTATAGGAGAGGACAGCGGCCGCATACTTATTATTGATGTGGACGGCAACCGTTTTGAGATAAAGGATTATGCATCCCTTGACAAAAAAAGCGTGAAAAAGCTGGAAAGCGTAATATGA
- a CDS encoding sporulation protein YjcZ, producing MADDRSIGFGFGCGFGFEVIWWIIIILIIICLLFPGFFGGYGCKE from the coding sequence ATGGCAGATGACAGAAGCATAGGCTTTGGCTTTGGCTGCGGCTTTGGCTTTGAAGTGATTTGGTGGATTATAATAATACTGATCATCATATGCTTGCTATTCCCCGGATTTTTCGGAGGATACGGATGCAAGGAATAA
- a CDS encoding sugar phosphate isomerase/epimerase family protein produces the protein MKLGIIAPPNEESFIMAKSKGLDFLEFCINPNCDSEEFLRNLPQIKQWMDKYGVEVGSIGRWKVNRIDERGNIVPEELNLSYRLIDAANYLNCTNFVCGCNYQDNLSYYENCTAAINYFSKLIEYARSKNVKISTYNCRKVNFVHNPMAWTIIHGHLKELGIKYDPSHSRYAGADYLKEMVDWGDRFYHVHLKGSLIVDGQRFDDPPAGLDQTDWGSFISILHAKGYEGGLSIEPHSSVWSGELGDRGLDFTIKYFKSLVL, from the coding sequence ATGAAACTGGGAATTATTGCGCCACCGAATGAAGAAAGCTTTATAATGGCAAAAAGTAAAGGTTTGGATTTTCTGGAATTCTGCATAAACCCCAACTGTGACTCGGAAGAGTTTCTGAGGAACCTTCCCCAAATAAAGCAATGGATGGACAAGTATGGGGTTGAGGTGGGGTCCATAGGACGATGGAAGGTAAACCGGATAGATGAGAGAGGAAATATTGTTCCTGAGGAGCTAAACCTTTCATATCGTTTGATTGATGCAGCAAATTATTTGAATTGCACAAATTTTGTATGCGGATGCAACTATCAGGATAATCTTTCATATTATGAAAACTGCACGGCTGCGATAAATTATTTTTCAAAACTGATTGAATATGCAAGGAGTAAGAATGTAAAAATATCCACATATAATTGCCGCAAGGTGAACTTTGTCCATAACCCTATGGCTTGGACCATTATCCATGGACACCTCAAAGAGCTGGGTATCAAATATGACCCTTCCCACAGCAGATATGCAGGGGCTGACTATCTTAAGGAAATGGTGGACTGGGGAGACCGGTTCTATCATGTTCATCTTAAAGGTTCCTTGATAGTTGACGGGCAGAGATTTGATGATCCACCGGCCGGCTTGGATCAAACAGATTGGGGTTCTTTTATTTCGATTCTCCATGCAAAAGGCTATGAGGGAGGTTTAAGCATAGAACCTCACTCCAGTGTATGGTCCGGGGAATTAGGCGACAGGGGATTGGATTTTACCATAAAATATTTCAAGAGCTTAGTATTATAG